From a single Pseudomonas sp. A34-9 genomic region:
- the arnT gene encoding lipid IV(A) 4-amino-4-deoxy-L-arabinosyltransferase, which yields MTSDTPPLRHAARHLIQSPSLIERWAIPGLILAFVLFYLLPLMTHGLWIPDETRYGQISQEMLLSGNWVAPHFMGIRYFEKPIAGYWMIAIGQAIFGDNLFGVRIASAVSTGVSIWLAWLLARRLWNNPRISAACALLYMSFGLIASQAGYANLDPQFTLWVNLSLVAVWFAIDSSTTRARLGSWALLGAACGTGLMTKGFLALLLPVLIALPYMIWQRRFGELLRYGPVAVLVAALVSVPWALAVHVREPDFWRFFFWHEHIRRFAAGDDAQHARPWWFYLPLLFAATLPWALLLPSTLIRTWREKREAKTAFLALWFVLPLIFFSLSSGKLPTYIMPCLFPLGLLMGYTVVNWLEQRNPQVLRFNGVINTVLGSVALIALIYLQARKELYANTEMFSLSLVFIVLIGWIIANALQIMRPLTMWAMPALGIGLLIALLPAAMPAQIVDSKMPDQFIAEHQQALSETSSLLSNDLGAASALAWRLQRPQVDLFNTVGELKYGLEDPAMAARKVGLDDVGQWMNEARKKGSVGVVMRVNSTQEAQEIELLPADGKHYQRGNLQIYIFAKRQP from the coding sequence ATGACGTCCGATACCCCTCCGTTGCGCCACGCTGCCCGTCATTTGATTCAATCCCCATCGTTGATCGAACGCTGGGCGATCCCCGGGCTGATCCTGGCCTTTGTGCTGTTCTATCTGCTGCCGCTGATGACCCACGGTTTGTGGATCCCCGACGAAACCCGCTACGGCCAGATCAGTCAGGAAATGCTCCTGAGCGGCAATTGGGTCGCGCCGCATTTCATGGGCATTCGCTACTTCGAGAAACCGATTGCCGGCTACTGGATGATCGCCATCGGTCAGGCGATCTTCGGCGACAACCTGTTCGGTGTGCGCATCGCTTCGGCCGTCAGCACGGGCGTGAGCATCTGGCTCGCCTGGCTGTTGGCGCGCAGGCTCTGGAACAACCCGCGCATCAGCGCTGCCTGCGCCTTGCTGTACATGAGCTTTGGCCTGATCGCCAGCCAGGCGGGCTACGCCAACCTCGATCCGCAGTTCACTTTGTGGGTCAACCTCAGTCTGGTGGCGGTGTGGTTTGCCATCGACAGTTCCACGACCCGGGCGCGTCTCGGCAGTTGGGCATTATTGGGCGCGGCCTGCGGCACGGGCCTGATGACCAAAGGCTTTCTCGCCCTGCTGTTACCGGTGCTGATCGCCCTGCCCTACATGATCTGGCAACGGCGTTTCGGCGAACTGCTACGTTATGGCCCCGTGGCTGTGCTGGTCGCCGCGCTGGTCAGCGTGCCGTGGGCGCTGGCCGTGCACGTGCGCGAACCGGACTTCTGGCGATTCTTCTTCTGGCATGAACACATCCGCCGTTTTGCTGCCGGCGATGATGCCCAGCACGCACGGCCATGGTGGTTCTATCTGCCGTTGCTGTTCGCTGCGACGTTGCCATGGGCGCTGCTGTTGCCGTCGACGCTGATTCGTACCTGGCGTGAAAAGCGCGAGGCAAAAACCGCGTTTCTGGCGTTGTGGTTTGTGCTGCCGCTGATCTTTTTCAGCCTGAGCAGCGGCAAACTGCCGACTTACATCATGCCGTGCCTGTTTCCGCTGGGACTGCTGATGGGCTACACCGTGGTCAACTGGCTGGAGCAGCGCAACCCGCAGGTTCTGCGCTTTAACGGGGTGATCAATACCGTGCTGGGCAGCGTTGCCCTGATTGCGCTGATCTATCTGCAAGCGCGCAAGGAACTCTATGCAAACACCGAGATGTTCAGCCTGTCGCTGGTGTTCATCGTGCTGATCGGCTGGATCATCGCCAATGCCCTGCAGATCATGCGGCCGCTGACGATGTGGGCCATGCCGGCACTCGGCATCGGCCTGTTGATTGCCCTGTTGCCCGCCGCCATGCCGGCGCAGATCGTCGACAGCAAAATGCCCGACCAGTTTATTGCCGAGCATCAGCAAGCCTTGAGCGAAACGTCCTCGCTGTTGAGTAACGACCTCGGCGCAGCGTCGGCGCTGGCGTGGCGTTTGCAGCGGCCGCAAGTGGATCTGTTCAATACCGTCGGTGAACTGAAATACGGCCTCGAGGATCCGGCGATGGCCGCACGCAAAGTCGGTCTGGACGACGTCGGCCAATGGATGAATGAAGCGCGCAAAAAAGGCTCGGTCGGCGTGGTGATGCGCGTTAACAGCACTCAGGAGGCCCAGGAAATCGAGTTGTTGCCGGCAGACGGCAAGCATTACCAGCGCGGCAATCTGCAGATCTACATTTTCGCCAAGCGTCAGCCATGA
- the arnB gene encoding UDP-4-amino-4-deoxy-L-arabinose aminotransferase, producing the protein MSQAFLPFSRPSIGDEEIAAVEQVLRSGWITTGPKNQALEEQFAQYVGCRHAVALSSATGGMHITLLALGVGPGDEVITPSQTWVSTANMISLLGATPVFVDVDRDTLMTDAARIEAAITPRTKAIIPVHYAGAAFDLDPLYALADKHGIAVIEDAAHAAGTRYKGRHVGAQGTAIFSFHAIKNMTCAEGAMFVTDDEALASRVRMLKFHGLGVDAYDRLTGGRKPQAQVMEPGFKYNLADINAAIALVQLQRLDAINARRTELAAAYRQKLEGLPVQPLAVPAYAQTHAWHLFILRIDSERCGMDREAFMKGLQDQGIGTGIHFIATHLHTWYRQRDPDLYLPNTEWNSARLCSIPLFPDMSDQDLDRVVGAIATLMDKRL; encoded by the coding sequence ATGAGTCAGGCGTTTCTCCCCTTCTCTCGTCCCAGTATCGGCGATGAAGAAATTGCAGCCGTAGAGCAAGTATTGCGTTCCGGCTGGATCACCACCGGACCGAAGAATCAGGCACTCGAAGAGCAATTCGCGCAGTACGTTGGCTGCCGTCACGCGGTAGCACTTTCTTCAGCTACCGGCGGCATGCACATCACTCTGCTGGCCCTGGGCGTTGGCCCGGGTGACGAAGTCATCACCCCGTCGCAGACCTGGGTCTCGACCGCCAACATGATCTCGCTGCTCGGCGCCACACCGGTGTTCGTCGACGTTGATCGCGACACCCTGATGACCGACGCCGCGCGCATCGAAGCCGCCATCACCCCGCGCACCAAGGCGATCATCCCGGTGCATTACGCCGGCGCCGCGTTTGATCTCGATCCGCTGTACGCGCTGGCCGACAAGCACGGTATCGCCGTCATCGAAGACGCCGCCCACGCCGCTGGCACCCGCTACAAGGGCCGTCACGTCGGCGCGCAAGGCACGGCGATTTTCTCTTTTCACGCGATCAAGAACATGACCTGTGCCGAAGGCGCGATGTTCGTCACCGACGACGAAGCGTTGGCCAGCCGCGTGCGCATGCTCAAGTTTCATGGGCTGGGCGTTGACGCCTACGACCGGCTGACCGGTGGCCGCAAGCCGCAGGCGCAAGTGATGGAGCCGGGGTTCAAATACAACCTCGCCGACATCAACGCCGCGATTGCCTTGGTGCAACTGCAGCGTCTGGACGCGATCAACGCGCGCCGCACTGAACTGGCCGCCGCCTACCGGCAAAAACTCGAAGGCCTGCCGGTGCAACCGCTGGCCGTGCCCGCCTACGCCCAGACCCACGCCTGGCACCTGTTCATCCTGCGCATCGACAGCGAGCGCTGCGGCATGGACCGCGAAGCCTTCATGAAAGGTTTGCAGGATCAGGGCATCGGCACCGGCATCCATTTCATCGCCACCCACTTGCACACCTGGTACCGCCAGCGTGATCCCGACCTTTATCTGCCCAACACCGAATGGAACTCGGCGCGGCTGTGCTCGATTCCGTTGTTCCCCGACATGAGCGATCAAGACCTTGATCGCGTGGTCGGCGCCATCGCCACCCTTATGGACAAACGCCTGTGA
- a CDS encoding tyrosine-type recombinase/integrase, which produces MTLYLARLAPSSQLTMRYVLQDAADRLGFEDMNVEDIPWHALQPEDVVALVAALREDNYAPNTSSLYVNAVRGVMNEAWRMSLISQDHLLKMRSVKAIAGTRLSRGRNLKRTLIHELMEVCAADPRPQGLRDAAVIALLYGTGMRKSESVDLDLNQVDFTERSLTVTGKGNKQLIKYAPAWAFAKLDAWLELRRSQLKEGESDDAFLFNRIRRGSHITRERITKHAIYYIARQRGTQVGVKIMPHDFRRSFITRVIEEHDLSIAQKLAHHSNIQTTANYDVRDDNERRRAVDRFDL; this is translated from the coding sequence ATGACCCTGTATCTGGCGCGCCTGGCTCCCTCCAGTCAGTTGACCATGCGCTACGTTTTGCAGGATGCGGCCGACCGTCTCGGCTTTGAAGACATGAATGTCGAGGATATTCCCTGGCACGCGTTACAACCTGAAGATGTTGTTGCGCTGGTCGCCGCTTTGCGCGAAGACAACTACGCGCCGAACACTTCTTCGCTTTATGTAAACGCTGTGCGCGGGGTGATGAATGAAGCGTGGCGCATGAGCCTGATCTCTCAGGATCACTTGTTGAAGATGCGCTCGGTCAAAGCCATTGCCGGCACGCGTCTGTCCCGAGGGCGCAACTTGAAGCGCACCTTGATCCACGAATTGATGGAAGTGTGCGCCGCCGATCCGCGTCCGCAAGGCCTGCGCGACGCGGCAGTGATTGCGCTGTTGTACGGCACCGGCATGCGTAAGTCGGAGTCGGTGGACCTGGACTTGAACCAGGTCGACTTCACTGAACGCAGCCTGACCGTCACCGGCAAAGGCAATAAACAACTGATCAAATACGCGCCGGCGTGGGCGTTCGCCAAACTCGATGCGTGGCTGGAACTGCGTCGTTCGCAACTCAAGGAAGGCGAGAGTGACGATGCCTTTCTGTTCAACCGCATTCGTCGCGGCAGCCACATCACCCGTGAGCGCATCACCAAACACGCGATCTATTACATCGCCCGTCAGCGTGGCACGCAGGTCGGCGTGAAAATCATGCCCCATGACTTCCGGCGCTCGTTCATCACGCGGGTGATCGAGGAACATGATCTGTCGATCGCGCAGAAGCTCGCGCACCACAGCAACATCCAGACCACCGCCAACTACGATGTGCGCGATGACAACGAGCGGCGGCGCGCGGTGGATCGTTTCGATCTCTGA
- a CDS encoding iron ABC transporter substrate-binding protein: MNAKVPSFLKRALLATALLGAGQAFAADSVGLLVYNAQHESLTKAWVAGFTEETGIPVTIRNGDDTEMGNQIVQEGTASPADVFLTENSPAMVLVDNARLFAPIAPATLEQVDAAYRPAHGQWIGIAARSTVFVYNPAKLAEKDLPKSLLDLAKPEWKGRWAASPAGADFQAIVAAVLEQKGEAATLDWLKGMKNNATMYRGNSAVLKAVNAGQIDSGVIYHYYSFVDQSKTGENSKNTQLYYFKHQDPGAFVSTSGAGVLASSKHQEEAQKFVKYITGKEGQEILHSGTSFEYAVGKGAPSNPKLTPLKDLDAPKVDASKLDSKKAVELMTQAGIL, translated from the coding sequence ATGAATGCAAAGGTCCCATCCTTTCTGAAACGCGCATTGCTCGCCACCGCCCTGCTCGGTGCCGGTCAGGCGTTTGCCGCCGACAGCGTTGGCCTGCTGGTCTACAACGCCCAGCATGAAAGCCTGACCAAAGCCTGGGTGGCCGGTTTCACCGAAGAAACCGGTATTCCGGTGACGATTCGCAATGGCGACGACACCGAAATGGGCAACCAGATCGTTCAGGAAGGCACGGCCTCGCCGGCAGACGTGTTCCTCACCGAAAACTCCCCGGCAATGGTGCTGGTCGACAACGCCAGGCTGTTCGCCCCGATCGCGCCAGCCACGCTGGAACAAGTCGATGCGGCATACCGCCCGGCCCATGGCCAGTGGATCGGCATCGCCGCGCGTTCGACCGTGTTCGTCTACAACCCGGCGAAACTGGCGGAAAAAGACCTGCCCAAATCCCTGCTCGATCTGGCCAAACCGGAGTGGAAAGGCCGCTGGGCTGCCTCACCGGCCGGCGCTGATTTCCAGGCCATCGTCGCGGCTGTGCTGGAGCAGAAAGGCGAAGCCGCCACCCTCGATTGGCTTAAAGGCATGAAAAACAATGCCACCATGTACCGCGGCAACAGCGCCGTGCTCAAAGCGGTGAACGCCGGGCAGATCGACAGCGGCGTGATCTACCACTATTACAGCTTCGTCGATCAGTCCAAGACCGGCGAAAACAGCAAGAACACCCAGCTTTACTACTTCAAGCATCAGGATCCGGGGGCGTTTGTCAGTACCTCCGGCGCTGGCGTGCTGGCCTCCAGCAAACATCAGGAAGAGGCGCAGAAGTTCGTCAAATACATCACCGGCAAAGAAGGTCAGGAGATCCTGCACAGCGGCACCTCGTTTGAATACGCCGTCGGCAAGGGCGCGCCGTCCAATCCGAAACTGACGCCGCTGAAGGATCTCGACGCGCCAAAAGTCGATGCGTCAAAACTCGACAGCAAGAAAGCCGTCGAGCTGATGACCCAGGCGGGAATCCTGTAA
- the arnC gene encoding undecaprenyl-phosphate 4-deoxy-4-formamido-L-arabinose transferase, translating to MKPYPIRCVSIVIPVYNEQDSLPELLRRTEAACRMLRHDYEIVLVDDGSRDESANILEEAATREDSPFVAVILNRNYGQHAAIMAGFEQCKGDVVITLDADLQNPPEEIPRLVAEAEKGYDVVGTVRGNRQDSALRRYPSKLINLAVQRSTGVAMSDYGCMLRAYRRTIIDAMLACRERSTFIPILANSFARHTTEIVVAHAEREHGDSKYSPMRLINLMFDLITCMTTTPLRLLSIVGFAMAGLGVLFAVALIVLRLAFGSGWAGDGMFVLFAVLFVFTGGQFIGMGLLGEYLGRMYSDVRARPRFFIEKVLRSHAAEPAPAVTVDGLSSTSTTGQVHS from the coding sequence GTGAAACCTTATCCGATCCGCTGTGTGTCGATCGTCATCCCGGTCTACAACGAACAGGACAGCCTGCCGGAACTGTTGCGCCGCACCGAAGCGGCCTGCCGGATGCTGCGCCACGACTATGAAATCGTCCTCGTCGACGACGGTAGCCGTGACGAATCCGCCAATATTCTGGAAGAAGCCGCGACCCGCGAAGACAGCCCGTTCGTGGCGGTCATCCTCAACCGCAACTACGGCCAGCACGCGGCAATCATGGCCGGCTTCGAGCAGTGCAAGGGCGATGTGGTGATCACCCTCGACGCCGACCTGCAGAATCCGCCGGAAGAAATCCCGCGCCTGGTTGCCGAAGCGGAAAAGGGTTACGACGTCGTCGGCACCGTGCGCGGCAACCGCCAGGATTCGGCGTTGCGCCGCTATCCGTCGAAGCTGATCAACCTCGCCGTGCAGCGCTCCACCGGCGTCGCCATGAGCGATTACGGCTGCATGCTCCGCGCCTACCGCCGGACGATCATCGACGCCATGCTCGCCTGCCGTGAGCGCAGCACCTTCATCCCGATTCTGGCCAACAGCTTCGCCCGCCACACCACCGAAATCGTCGTCGCCCACGCCGAGCGTGAACACGGCGATTCGAAATACAGCCCGATGCGCCTGATCAACCTGATGTTTGACTTGATCACCTGCATGACCACCACACCGCTGCGTTTGCTGAGCATCGTCGGTTTCGCCATGGCCGGGCTCGGCGTGCTGTTTGCAGTGGCGTTGATCGTCCTGCGTCTGGCCTTTGGTTCCGGCTGGGCCGGTGACGGCATGTTCGTGCTGTTCGCCGTGCTGTTCGTGTTCACCGGTGGCCAGTTCATCGGCATGGGCCTGCTCGGCGAATACCTGGGGCGCATGTACAGCGACGTGCGTGCCCGCCCGCGCTTCTTCATCGAAAAAGTCTTGCGCAGCCACGCCGCCGAACCGGCGCCTGCCGTCACCGTTGATGGTCTCTCTTCTACTTCTACTACCGGTCAGGTTCACTCATGA
- a CDS encoding ABC transporter ATP-binding protein has product MNALELISLNKSFGAQKALDDICLSVPTGSRTVIVGPSGSGKTTLLRMIAGFEFPDAGSLTLNGQVLVDSTHAVPAYQRQIGYVPQDGALFPHMTVAANIGFGLALTGTAREQRIQELMDSVSLDATMANRWPHELSGGQQQRVSLARALAQQPRLMLLDEPFSALDTGLRSAMRKMVARLLEDAGVTTILVTHDQGEALSFADQLAVMRGGRLVQSGHPMDLYRYPDDEQTAHFLGEAVVMPARIESGLAHCDLGQVPVNSNGFIGNAQIMLRPEQLQLSDAMSGTQGCPAVVTERDFAGNTCTLTVELRSPLHQATGRSLLVRSSGMHAPPAGSDVQLSVLGAAHVFAVS; this is encoded by the coding sequence ATGAACGCACTCGAACTGATTTCCCTGAACAAGTCCTTTGGCGCGCAGAAAGCGCTGGATGACATTTGCCTGTCGGTGCCGACCGGCAGCCGCACGGTCATTGTCGGTCCGTCCGGCTCCGGCAAGACCACGCTGCTGCGGATGATTGCCGGTTTCGAATTTCCCGATGCCGGCAGCCTCACGCTCAATGGTCAGGTGCTGGTCGACAGCACTCACGCCGTGCCCGCTTATCAACGGCAGATCGGCTACGTACCGCAGGACGGCGCGCTGTTCCCGCACATGACCGTCGCCGCCAACATCGGTTTTGGCCTTGCGCTGACCGGCACCGCCAGAGAGCAACGGATCCAGGAGTTGATGGACAGCGTCTCGCTGGACGCCACCATGGCCAACCGTTGGCCCCATGAGCTGTCCGGCGGCCAGCAGCAACGGGTGTCCCTCGCCCGGGCATTGGCGCAACAACCGCGACTGATGCTGCTCGATGAGCCGTTCTCGGCCCTCGACACCGGTCTGCGCAGCGCCATGCGCAAAATGGTTGCGCGCTTGCTCGAGGACGCGGGTGTCACGACGATTCTGGTCACGCATGATCAGGGCGAAGCGCTGTCATTCGCCGATCAGTTGGCGGTGATGCGCGGCGGTCGACTGGTGCAGTCCGGGCATCCGATGGACCTCTACCGCTATCCCGACGACGAACAGACCGCGCACTTTCTCGGCGAGGCCGTGGTGATGCCAGCGCGGATCGAGTCCGGTCTGGCCCACTGCGATCTCGGCCAGGTGCCGGTGAACAGCAACGGTTTCATCGGTAACGCGCAGATCATGCTCAGGCCCGAACAATTGCAACTGTCCGACGCGATGTCCGGCACCCAGGGCTGTCCCGCCGTGGTCACCGAACGCGACTTCGCCGGCAACACCTGCACCCTCACCGTCGAACTGCGCTCGCCACTCCATCAGGCCACCGGAAGGTCGCTATTGGTTCGCAGCTCCGGCATGCACGCGCCACCGGCCGGCAGCGACGTGCAGTTATCGGTGCTCGGTGCGGCGCACGTCTTCGCGGTTTCCTGA
- a CDS encoding histidine phosphatase family protein yields the protein MAMAILVSGFVWWPRSPTDLDHAGHNTTAEWVNAWQAGEVVALVRHTERCDRSSNTCLGPADGITEVGSTAAHVVGQGFVKLGMQQAVVLSSPLTRTAQTAHYMFGHDARAEDWLATCGPTLRDEIVARKVAQQNLVLVTHSGCISDFEKQTGFPHAIAAEYGSTLLVRIDHQKKLTVLGIINTQYWQALNVTHK from the coding sequence ATGGCGATGGCCATTCTGGTCAGCGGTTTTGTCTGGTGGCCTCGCTCGCCGACCGACCTTGATCACGCCGGACATAACACCACCGCCGAATGGGTCAATGCCTGGCAGGCGGGTGAAGTCGTTGCCCTGGTGCGGCACACCGAACGTTGCGATCGTTCGAGCAATACCTGTCTGGGCCCGGCAGATGGCATTACCGAAGTGGGCAGTACTGCGGCGCATGTAGTCGGCCAAGGCTTCGTGAAACTGGGCATGCAGCAAGCCGTGGTGTTGAGCAGCCCGCTGACGCGCACAGCGCAAACCGCGCATTACATGTTCGGCCACGACGCCCGCGCCGAGGACTGGCTGGCCACGTGCGGCCCGACACTGCGCGATGAAATCGTCGCGCGCAAAGTTGCGCAGCAAAATCTTGTTCTGGTCACCCACAGTGGCTGCATCAGTGACTTTGAAAAGCAGACCGGCTTCCCCCATGCGATTGCCGCCGAATACGGCAGTACCTTACTCGTAAGAATTGATCATCAGAAAAAACTTACCGTGCTGGGCATTATCAATACGCAGTACTGGCAGGCATTAAACGTTACTCACAAGTAA
- a CDS encoding iron ABC transporter permease, translating to MPLKTRALTGRGGSWVVALAIGVSLLSLLPIAFVLGVSWATGWATIQALVFRPRVAELLINTVLLVLITLPLCILLGTALAWLTERTSLPGRRLWSLLAVAPLAVPAFVHSYAWVSLIPSIHGLPAGVLVSVIAYFPFLYLPVAATLRRLDPAIEDVAESLGLKPWAVFFRVVLPQLRLAICGGALLVGLHLLAEYGLYAMIRFDTFTTAIFDQFKSTFNGPAANMLAGVLALCCLAMLTVESAARGKARYARVGSGSAREQRSVLLSRYTVILGLSLQGLTCLLALGVPLLTLGRWLIAGGVEVWGGGELLPALLQTLSFGLAGALLTSLAAIPIAWLSIRAPGKLQRLLEGCNYITSSLPGIVVALALVTVTIHFARPIYQTTITVLLAYLLMFLPRALVSLRAGFAQAPVELENIAQSLGRSPLRALWLITLRLAAPGAAAGAALVFLAITNELTATLLLAPNGTRTLATGFWAMTSEIDYAAAAPYALLMVLLSLPLTAILYHQSRRTAGR from the coding sequence CTGCCACTGAAAACCCGCGCCCTCACCGGGCGCGGGGGGTCGTGGGTGGTCGCTTTGGCGATCGGTGTTTCGCTGTTGTCACTGCTGCCGATCGCGTTTGTGCTCGGTGTGTCATGGGCGACGGGCTGGGCGACTATCCAGGCGCTGGTGTTTCGCCCACGGGTGGCTGAACTGCTGATCAACACCGTGCTGCTGGTGTTGATCACGTTGCCGCTGTGCATTCTGCTTGGCACCGCATTGGCTTGGCTGACCGAACGCACCAGCCTGCCCGGTCGACGCCTGTGGTCATTGCTGGCCGTGGCGCCGCTGGCAGTGCCGGCATTCGTCCATAGCTATGCGTGGGTCAGCCTGATTCCTTCCATTCACGGATTGCCGGCCGGTGTGCTGGTGTCGGTGATCGCGTATTTTCCGTTCCTTTATCTACCGGTGGCGGCGACGTTGCGTCGCCTCGACCCGGCGATTGAGGACGTTGCCGAATCCTTGGGCCTCAAGCCTTGGGCGGTGTTTTTCCGCGTAGTGTTGCCACAGTTGCGTCTGGCGATCTGTGGCGGTGCATTGCTGGTCGGGTTGCATCTGCTGGCCGAATACGGCCTGTACGCGATGATTCGCTTCGACACGTTCACCACGGCGATATTCGATCAGTTCAAATCGACCTTCAACGGCCCGGCGGCAAACATGCTGGCGGGCGTTCTGGCGTTGTGCTGCCTGGCGATGCTCACCGTCGAATCCGCCGCCCGGGGCAAGGCGCGCTATGCCCGCGTGGGTTCCGGCAGCGCGCGCGAACAACGCAGCGTACTGCTGAGTCGTTACACCGTGATTCTCGGGCTGAGCCTGCAAGGGCTGACCTGCCTGCTCGCCCTCGGCGTGCCCTTGCTGACGCTGGGCCGCTGGCTGATTGCCGGAGGCGTTGAGGTCTGGGGCGGTGGCGAACTGTTGCCCGCCTTGTTGCAGACCCTGTCGTTCGGCCTCGCCGGTGCGCTGCTGACCAGTCTGGCGGCGATTCCGATTGCCTGGCTGTCGATTCGTGCGCCGGGCAAATTGCAGCGCTTGCTTGAAGGCTGCAACTACATCACCAGTTCCTTGCCGGGAATTGTTGTGGCGCTGGCACTGGTCACCGTGACCATCCACTTCGCCCGGCCGATCTACCAGACCACCATCACCGTGCTGCTCGCCTATCTGCTGATGTTCCTGCCGCGTGCGCTGGTCAGTCTGCGCGCCGGTTTCGCCCAGGCACCGGTCGAGCTGGAAAACATCGCGCAAAGCCTCGGCCGCTCACCGCTGCGCGCCTTGTGGCTGATCACCCTGCGTCTGGCCGCGCCGGGTGCTGCAGCGGGTGCCGCGCTGGTGTTTCTGGCGATCACCAATGAACTGACCGCGACCCTGCTGCTCGCGCCCAACGGCACCCGCACCCTGGCCACCGGTTTCTGGGCCATGACCAGCGAAATCGATTACGCCGCAGCCGCGCCTTACGCGCTGTTGATGGTCCTGCTTTCGCTGCCGCTGACGGCCATTCTCTATCACCAATCCAGGCGCACCGCTGGCCGATGA
- a CDS encoding glycosyltransferase family 39 protein, which produces MTSTAKERRALWILLAATALMLLLGLGSRELWGAETRWANIALQMLQSGDYLDPYLKGDPYYDKPLLSYWLITALSWLTAGLGPWSLRLSSVISAWFSVWLVYLLGEQLFRKGTGLIAGWMLATTFYFIFWARVATADILTVCGVLAAVWWYWRGPDDTRLWRYVVFFGLLSLTSLFKGLIGFILPGLLLLPHLLQNGRWKRHLNLRLCAALLIAGAFYGLPFLLSHIYGSPDYRQSGLGLVLRENVVRFFQPFDNIGPIYTYLLYLPVYTLPWAPCWLIALWVALRNWRDIEPDTRRLIQGLGLLLLFFTASGSRRSYYVLPLVPFAQLLGAWWITRRMAARNLEGRGLKVGFAVATVMMAGVLGVLYPWTNSGGGVIRFGEVVREQASRQAPLNQWRMVMVEVDNKVPMYLQTGGAPFYYVPETADFPRNGDSATLLAWLERSSGQHWDPQRTIIVAQYRSGDPLPLAYLSADHRVITTTPTRGEQLFHGHQDQSVAYLPNPS; this is translated from the coding sequence ATGACTTCGACGGCCAAAGAACGCAGGGCGTTATGGATTCTCCTCGCAGCGACTGCGCTGATGCTGCTGCTCGGGCTGGGCAGTCGTGAACTCTGGGGCGCGGAAACCCGCTGGGCCAATATCGCTTTGCAGATGCTGCAAAGCGGTGATTACTTGGACCCGTATCTGAAGGGCGATCCGTACTACGACAAGCCATTGCTGTCGTATTGGCTGATCACCGCGTTATCCTGGCTGACCGCAGGCCTGGGGCCGTGGTCATTGCGCTTGTCGTCGGTGATTTCGGCATGGTTCAGCGTATGGCTGGTGTATCTGCTGGGTGAGCAATTGTTTCGCAAAGGCACTGGGCTGATTGCCGGATGGATGTTGGCGACCACGTTCTATTTCATCTTCTGGGCGCGGGTTGCGACGGCCGACATCCTCACCGTCTGCGGTGTTCTCGCAGCGGTGTGGTGGTATTGGCGAGGGCCGGACGACACGCGACTCTGGCGCTATGTGGTGTTTTTCGGCCTGTTGTCGCTGACATCGCTGTTCAAGGGGCTGATCGGTTTCATCCTGCCGGGACTGCTGCTGTTGCCGCATCTTTTACAAAACGGCCGCTGGAAACGCCACCTCAACCTGCGTCTGTGTGCCGCGCTGCTGATCGCCGGAGCGTTCTATGGATTGCCGTTTCTGCTCTCGCATATTTATGGATCCCCGGACTATCGGCAAAGCGGTCTGGGCCTGGTGTTGCGGGAAAACGTCGTGCGGTTTTTCCAGCCGTTCGACAACATCGGCCCGATTTACACCTATTTGTTGTATCTGCCGGTCTACACCCTGCCGTGGGCGCCGTGCTGGCTCATTGCGCTATGGGTGGCGCTGCGCAACTGGCGAGACATCGAGCCAGACACCCGCAGGCTGATTCAAGGCCTTGGCCTGTTACTGCTGTTTTTCACCGCCAGCGGCAGCCGGCGCAGTTATTACGTGTTGCCTCTGGTGCCATTTGCGCAACTGCTCGGTGCGTGGTGGATCACCCGGCGCATGGCCGCGCGCAACCTCGAAGGGCGTGGATTGAAAGTCGGTTTTGCGGTCGCCACGGTCATGATGGCCGGTGTGCTCGGCGTGCTGTATCCGTGGACCAACAGCGGAGGCGGCGTGATCCGCTTCGGCGAAGTCGTGCGTGAACAGGCCAGTCGGCAGGCGCCGTTGAATCAGTGGCGAATGGTCATGGTCGAGGTCGACAACAAAGTGCCGATGTACCTGCAAACCGGCGGTGCGCCTTTCTACTACGTCCCTGAAACCGCCGACTTCCCACGCAACGGTGACAGCGCGACGCTATTGGCATGGCTGGAACGCAGTAGCGGTCAACACTGGGACCCGCAACGCACCATCATCGTTGCCCAGTACCGCAGTGGTGATCCGCTGCCACTCGCCTACCTGAGCGCCGATCACCGCGTCATCACCACCACGCCCACCCGCGGCGAACAGCTTTTCCATGGCCACCAGGACCAGAGCGTCGCCTACCTGCCCAATCCCTCCTGA